Within Spinacia oleracea cultivar Varoflay chromosome 4, BTI_SOV_V1, whole genome shotgun sequence, the genomic segment aacCAAGAGGTGGtccaaagtctaaccttgatTCTGATCAAGGCAAAAGAACTGTTCCACAGTTTAAAGTCCAAGATAACATGAAGCCAAGGcaaacaacaaaataaagaGAGCCAACTCAGATCAAAAGCCATTAAagtcaaaatatcaaattaataTTACAATTAGGCACAATGCAAGATTGCTGAAGCTGATTAACTACAGTAGTAGTATGCCTAGCTAAGAAGCTACCTACAGGTTTACAAAAGCAGAAAAAAAAGAACCTGTAGGAGAAAATAAACCAGCAGAACAAGCTAAGCATATCACTACTAAACCCTAAAGGCATAACTACCAGTAAAAACTGGTCAAAAAGATGTGATGAGATAATTGACATCCAAAAAGTAGAAGAAGGAGACACACAAGTCAACCAgcagaaggagaaggagagagaTCACCATCACCTCTCTTCCTTCTCTTAGAGTTCTCAGTTTCCATGGGAGGAGCGCAGTCAGAAAAAATCGGGTCATTCTCATCAAAACCATCACCATCATAAATCTCCAAGTCCATATCAAGCTCATCATCCCCCTGCACATCCTTGACACCAAGTGGAGCAAGCTCCAGTGGGTCAAAATCCGGCAGAATATCCTCATAGGGTTGAACTGCAGGAGGATTGAGAGTAATGGTGTCTCCAGTAGACACTTGAAAATCCTGTAGGCCCTGAAAGCTGTTGGCAAGGGGAATGACAGGCAAACCAGCACCCAACCCTTGAGAAGGGGAGTGTAAAGGTCTAGTCTGGACAGGAGGAGGATGATGATAAGGCTTGGCATGGGACTTCCTTACATTACTCCTGGGTTTGGCTCTTCTTCTTGGCACCACAGCCAGCCAGTCAGAAGGAGTGGCTTGCCCTCCACTATCCCCAGGCATCCCCATGGACAGTTTTGCCTCGTCCAGTTGAGCCACAACCAGCTCAAGACAGGGAGGAGGCCTCTTAGGACAAGCATTCAGAAAGTGGTTTGGATCACCACAGAGAGGGCAAACCTCCCAAACACCTTCATAAGACAGAAAGTACTCCTGGATATCATAACCAAAGTTAAGAGTGATAGACCTAGGCACAGGCTTGGTTATATTAAGGTTGAGACAAACTCTAGCAAACTGCCCCTTTTCAGTGTTTTCAGAAGTGAATTTGTCAAGTTTGATGGGTTGACCTACACAACTGGCAATCTGGTTTAGGTAGTGCCAAGTCCAGTACTCAGTAGGGAGAAAGGGGATTTTCACCCATTGATCCACATGGGTAATGGAGCTAAACTGAGCTTTGAAGGAGGCTCTCCAAGGCAAGAGAACAAAATTAAGACCCTGCACAAACCAAGGTCTACCCTCCCAAACCTCATCCTTGTCAAGGGGGTTAGAAAATTTGATGAGAAACCAACCATTCCCAATGAACCTAAGAGAAACCTCACCCCTCAAAAAAGACCAGTCTTTCTTCATCCTAGCTATAACAGCAGCCTGTGGCACAAATTCCCCCCATACTTTCCCAAACAGACAGGATGCTTCCATAAGCTTGACTTGCTCATTGTCAAGTTTAGGGGCATCTAAGGTGATGGTGGCACTATTCGAACCAGGAACCTGTGGTGCATTACTGTGTGAACTGTCCTTAGGTGGGGGATTGGAATCATGATTAAGACTGCTACCTCCCAAGAGAAAGGAGCTATGGGTGGTGTGGCTGAAGAAGCTGGAAGAACCTGGATCACTAGGTAAGCTGGTAGGTTGAGATTCATTGGAAACTGGAGAAGGGTTCTTCTTAAGAAGTGAGGCATAGCTAGGCACTACAGGGTTGTTAGACATTAAAACCCAAAGACTAGGACTGAAACTGGGAATTTTCACTAAAATTGGGAAGTTTAATCTTGCAAACACACAAGAAGAAAGGACAGAGCTAATTTGATGAAGACTGAAAAACGTGGAGAAGGTGCTACTACTGAAGAAAAAAGACCAGTATTTATAGGCTTGAGTTAAAGACTTAAGAATACTAATGGTTGCAAGAAAAAACCACATAAGATTGAAAACAACCACAGAAGGATCTAGAAAGCCAGAAATAAATTGCAGCAACTGAGTAATCATCACACAGCTAAAACCGAAACACAACCCAACAAAATGCAAGCATTGAAAAAACGCGAACCCAAGTAATAAATGACAGAATTGGAGTGAAAAGGCAAAGAAGAGTATAGAGAAGGACTTCCCTGCGACATTTTTTGGAAATAGAAGAAAACTTATTGCTCCTGCAAATGGATAAGCTCCTCCATTGGCCCAAACAGGACGGTAAAAACGCATTAGTGGAGTAAAACCTTTAATTAACCCCATTAAACCATCATTATTGTTGAAAAACCCAAGATCTAGTGACTCAGCATCGATCTCCACCTTTGGATCAATCTTGCCTTGCTGAAGAAGGCAATCTGAAGGTCGGAAAAGAGGAAGATCACCTCGATACAAACGAGGCACCAATCTGCTGCCAAGGAAGCCATAATTACCCCTATTAAGGCTTAGTCTAGAGATTTTTTGGGGAATCTCTTTCCGGTAAGAGGACAAGGAGGAAGACGAAGAGTTTTGCAAGGCAAAACTTAGATCTGTGAACGAATTGAGCTTGGGAAGGGGGCTAGACCAACTTAGggttttcactctctctctagaaaacttAGGCCTCttatgtttcttttttttctctctcttttcatTTGAAACAATATATATGTGAATGTACATTAATAATGATGAAGCCTCATTCTGAAGGAATCTTTACGTATTCTCATTTTGTAAGTACTCCGTAATACGTTTCCCTAAGTCTTGTAGATTTGTAGTGCAATCATGGTTTGGCCTTTCTTACGACGTCAATGGGACGGGGTCCCTTACTACCTGTAGGTCCACCCCAAGGCTTGGGTATACTTTAGTTTTGGATTGCATCAGTTAGGTTTGTGTAAAATTATCACGATTTCCTACATTTATTTATTCTACAATTGGTAATTTAATCACTGCCTTGAGAACTTATGTATCTCCCAATACTACTATGTAgtgctgtcaaaaactgacccgacctgaaaatccgacctgaaccgaccgaaCTCGTAACCGACCATGATCCGAAATTACGGTAAAACaggtaacccgaaacccgacctgtacccgacccgaaaaaatcGATAACCGTTTTTAACCCGATATTGtaacacccgaacccgaacccgaacccgacacccgacccgaaaatgaccgataatcgaactgacccgaccgaacaatgacccgaacccgattcgatacccgacccgaaaccgattgtaactcgatgaaacctgctattgaccTGACCTGTGACAACCAGCTACCCGATTTACCCGAGTTATCAATGACACGATCAAATATTAACTTCAACGataaatctattttaattatttattactagatactgaaaaatttaactctaaaataagtaaaacaaaaaattttagaatataaaataattaaaatgtataggttaattatcagacccgagtttgacccgtccctgagagtgacccgacctgaattctatttgatttgattattatccgatccaaactaaGACCCGGACCCAAAAATAACTGTGTTGCAAACCTacttaaacccgactcgataagacccgaacccgaaattatctgctacaaaccgacttaaacccgacccgataagacccgaacccgaaatcaaacctgaccgaaatgtaacccgacccgaaccccaCCTGAACCCGGGATAAGAAAAACCCCGacatgacccgacctgaaatcgacccgaccgaacccgaactCAACCCGGATGGATtattgacccgacacgacccgacctgatcatgacccgagacccgagatgacccgatccaaacccgacccgatgacctgttttgacagctctactacTATGTTTGTAAGATAAACGTTGTAAAAAGGGGTATCTTCGAATTTCATCCATCAACGATATGAAACATAGTACTCCCTTAACGCAAGATAGCAAGAGTACTATGCTTGACAAATATCATTGCTCTTGAGGATAATGTACTTCGTTCATTTCAAAATACCTACAACCATTCAACGTGGCACATACTAAGAAAAACACAATAAGAGTAAATTAGAATTAGGTATATAAGGTTAGCACGAATTACTATATAAGGTGATATTACAATGATTTTGAAACGTTGCAAAACAAACGTGTTGCAAATTGCAATTATTTTTAAACATGCGAGAGATAAGTTTAGACTATCCACcatactatgcatattaataggttttcctaatagaCTTGTTTATAACTGTTTAAATTGCCACTCTCTCCAAATAGTTTGCCAAGGCGCGTGAAGATAAATTTTCTATAATCATGTAGATCGAGTACATAAATCATTGCTTAGTCGGTAGTCACTGATTACTCTTTGAATCTCAATTGCCTAAAATCACCGAGTTAAGGTCACATGGTTGTTTATCGACAAACTTAAACAAATTACATTTTCtcactaatcactaatcactaatcaGTCATCAACTACTGATATTTAAAGATGGCACTCGGCCCGGCCTACAAGTTCACAttcttttggaaaaagcacgacataTCACGCTAAATTGAGTAGAATTAAGCTTAAGCATGACGGTCCAGCCTAGGGCATCTTACAAGTGGGCTTGGCGTGTTCCGGGCCCATTCAGGCCACGGCCTGTGGGCTCAGCCCAAAGCACGGCCCTCTTTACTGATATATGCCTATGGAATCCAGACTGCCTAGGAGACTCAACACAGTCACATCCAAAGATATAAAAAGACAACAATATTCAACTAAAAAGAAGGTTAACACCCTTCGGAAGGAAATTACTGTATTAGGAAATATTCATTGTTACAAACAAAAAATTTCTTGCATAAGATCCAAGATTCACTAGTAAAGATTTGGATAAAAACATCTTAACAACAAAGAAAATAGGACTACTTTTAAGTAAAACTCAATGCCACTTTCTGTTCCCAAAAAGCACCAGTAGAGATTTATTTCTGCCAGATTCATAAGGCTACTAATTCAGAGAGCTTTCCTAACGTCTACATATAAAAGAAACTAAAGTCAAAGTTACAGCAACACGAGAACATGCAACTTCAGCAGTTCGAAAGCAACCAAGGGGGTGTTAGTAAGACACTAAGACAGCTATGTAAACTTCATTCAACAAGAAAACGGAAAGCAGCAGCAAACTCAAAATAAACTCAAAAGATTAAAACCTGCCACTGTGTATCAACCGGAGGAACCCAAAACTCAAGCAGCTATTGATGTCTGAATCATCGCTTCAGTTGCCTTCTGGCTAAAGCAGGAATTTTCTTCGGGATATATACCTTGTAGCTTACCTACAAAGACACATGCAAAATACTCAAAGGGGTCACATACAGTACTTTTACACATCATGTCAACAGGCAATATCATCtataataaacaaaataaaacctACCTGCACCATTTCACCACCCCGCATGACAGACATTGACTTCTTCTCAAACTGTGTGTCCTCATCGGTTTCATTGGTATTATCATTCCTGCTTTCATGGCCAGAAGCTGGCGCCGAAGAGGAAGCCTCAGAAACAGCAACGGTATCAACTTTTACAGTGCTACCTTTACGACCAATTTGGGGAGATGCAGCATCCCTAGTAGAATCCTTGCTGTTAGTTTCTTGTGGTACGCAAAGTTTACGTTGAAATTTTTCTTGTGACATCATCTTCTCATTAGAATCCTTCACTATCATCTCTTTAGGAGCTGATAGGTTTTTCTGAGAAGATTCTCGTGGGGTCAATTGTCTCTTCCAGGTGTTCTTTGCTCCAAGAATCTCTTTCCTAGACATGGATAAGCCAACATTAGATCTGCTATTAATAAAATTGCCAGGGGTCTTACACTTCTCTTCTGGATGGGCAGTTTCCACCTTTGCGCTCAATAAATGAACATCATTATTATCTTTGGACGGACCAGTATCTTCCAAAGGACCACGTAAGTTAGTAGTATTACTAGTATATGTAACATCATTAACAACCTTCCCTACATTTTGCACAGCTTTATTGTTGCCCTCAACATGAGGCATTGACTGATCAACAGGTTGAGCCTTCACAATTGAAGACCTGTTCACTTCAGTATCATGGTCACCTTTCTTACCAGCAGTAACTTTTGTGGATAAATTGACTTGGCGTTTGAGTAGATTCTCCAAGGCTTTCTGTCTTAAAATTGCTTCAAGATCTTCATGGTTTGGACCTGCATTTGCAGTAAAAACTGCACTCCTATTTTCTATCGAGGGAACATCGACCTTTGACCTGACATAACTTGAACTTAATCCACCACTTCCCTCAACAAAATGTCTTTGGATACCCCGAAAATCTGAAGTCCTGATATCAGACGCAACAGGTTCCTTATTTGGCTCACCCAAGGTCCTTTTCTCAGAACTAACATCGTGTGAATATGACAGTGCTTCTCTTCCACTAACACCATCAATACTGTCATTACTcttgctagggtagtcatcataATCAAAAACAATTTCATTTTCATGTCCGTCAACCCTATTCAATTCTTGTTCTTCAGGTACCTTCTTTTCCTTCATAACAACTATGACAGATTTCAATCTCTTAGGATTACTCTTCTCCAACACCCTCTCCTCACTATAATGACTACTATTCCCACTATGTACGCTACATGGAGATAAACTTCTTGAACTATGCCTACTCCTCTTACTCCCACTCTTTTCCCTATCTTTTTCTCTACCCTTCCGTTCCTTTGATTCTACCTTCTCTTCTTTCCTCTCAAACTCTCTGTCACTATCATCACCAGGTTCACGTAGAGGGAAACTCCTAGACCGGCTACTTGAAGAACTAACACTACGGTCCCTCTTCCGCCTTTTCACATGCCGCTTCTTCCGAGAGTCAGAACCTCGACTCTTCTTCGATTTCTTCGATTCTTTTACATGAGGAGAATCGTCTCCACTGCTTCTCTTACTCCTCTTCTTATCTCTCTTATGCCTTCTGTCCCTAGACCTACCTCTCTTCTTACTCCTAGAATCATCCCCTGGACTAGAACACGATACCAACTTAATCGAAATCGAATCCTCATCAAAACACGAAACCGAATGATCCCGTTGTTTTAATTTCCTGGGTTTCTCCCTACTGCTCCTACTTTTCTTCTTGCTATGTTTCTGCTCAGATTTCAATCGTTGCACATACATATATAAGCATCAAAATCGAATAACCGTGAATCATATCAAATCAGTAGATTGCAATATACAAAAGAAAAAGGCCAATAATCTGAAATTCTAACAATTACCAATCAACAAATAGCTATCAACTgaagattttaattaataaagcgAAGAATAATTCGCAATAATAtcacaaaaaaaatccaaaagaacgtgaaacaaccaataaaattgagAACCTGAGATCGTTTTTCCTTGCGTTTGGATGAACGCGGATTAGTTTTCATGGGGGCTTAcctgaaaaacaaacaaacaaacaaacaaacaaacaaaggaaTCTAATTAGGGTTAGTAGATTGGATTTGCAATTGATTGGTTCAGATTTATAGGCGAAGATTGATAAAAAAAAGGGGTTTGCAAAATTGGGGGAAAGTTGGGGAGAAATGTAGTTGGGAAGTCGGAATCGTAGTAGGAGATCGAGAGAGGCTAAGAATAAGAGTCGGCCCTGTTTGATTTGTGATTGTGAAAATCAATTAATGGTAGTGTCCATCAatctaatacttcctccgtcttttaatactcgcaacgtttgttagttgcacacatgccaatgcacaaatttgatcatttatatcttaaattctcttaatgcaaaaattataaaaagttgatattttgaaaattcacattgagacgaatctaacaagatcccacatgactatgttttatcttatataaaaaacactacgaatagtcaaagtagattatatgaatagtggcaaaagtccaaacgttgcgagtattaaaagacggaggaagtatatcggttccttcttctccttcttccaTAACCACAATCTAATATCTTAGACTTATCTTAGACTATATATTAGATTGGACACTACCATtatataaacatataaatataaaaaattatatttaactATTATTTTGGGAATTATAAGATAAAGTAAATACGTTTAAGATTGGGAAAAGTGAGTTTTTGGAAAGATAATTTTAATGTGAGTATAAAAAAAGATAAGATTTCATTaaatacgttttttttttctttttttatcatTTATGCAAAAGATAAAATTTGTCAATTTGAATTCTTTTATACGTACACTTTAACATGATGCGCTGTTGGGGTGTGGGATTGGCTGAGAGACCCGAATTTTATCATTATTGTGCAATTCCgcttgcatggacccggtccaccataagcttaccatggaccagggtaattaggtaatttgCAGCGCTGATTAGGATATACCGTTAGGAAATCACGTGATCCAAAAAAACAGAACGCGCGACCCAACTAAATCCTAAAATCACTATTCTCCAgcagcttctctctcctccagcagcttctctctcctccaacaaCTTCTCTCTCTTCGAGCTTCAACAATGGACGACGATTTAATCGATTTGAATATCGATTTAAATCGCGCAATAGAAGAAAAATTGTATAATTATGACGGTAATATTCGAATCCTAATAACTACGAAGAATTATAGTAACTTTAATACTCAAtgagtaattattattattttagaaaatttagAGAATCATAGAGAAGTATACGACGTTGAAGATGAAGTTGAAGATGAAGTTGAAGGCACATCTCAGCAAGTTATGGTTCCAAATCATTGTATTGAAGAAGGTATGatatagtatctcttaataAATATTAGTAACTGTTATGTTGATATAGTTAACATAATATAATTGCAGTAGAGTAACTAACATATAAAGAGGAACTATATTTATCGTacagtaactataacatataaagagaaCCTATGtttactgtagagtaactatcaaATATAGACAGGACTTATagtaactgtagagtaactataaaatATAGACactaactatataaaatgaagagtaactatcacatataaacaCAAACAATATTAAGTacagagtaactataacatataaagaggaaCTGTATACTGTAGAGTTACTATGACATATAAACAGGAGTTATATTAACTGTGAGTACTTATAATATATaaaaagtaactatataaaatgaagagtaactatcacatataatgataactatatttatagtaaagtaactataatttataaaaggtaactatattaattatagAGTAACTTCACATAAAGAAAGAATCTATATAAGAAATAAACTATATTTAACTTATAGTAACTATGACATATAAGAGAAACTTTATTTACAATCAATAGATCCTAAGTAACTATATTaaatgtagagtaactataacatataaagagtaactatattaaatgtagagtaactataacaatcaatagatcctgAGGAACTTTATTAattgtagagtaactataacatataaagagtaaCTTTATTTACCATCAATAGATCCTGAGTAACTTTATTAattgtagagtaactataacatataaatagTAACTTTATTTACCATCAATAGATCCTGAGGAACTTTATTGTATTTGTACAGGTTCAATAATACATTCAATTGATACAAACCACGACATCTTTGAAAATCCAAATAATGAGCAGGAACAAAACATTGATAAAGAATTAGATGGCAGTTTAATTGGAGAAGCAAGGAAAACAACCGATGAGATTTATGATCTATATTGCAAACATGCTGCTATTATTGGTTTTAGTGTGTGAAAAGGGAAGAatagatataaagaaggaaccaCAATAGTTAATGGAAAATACTTCTACTGCTCTGCTGCTGGAATAAGAGACCCTCCTAAAAACAAAGAACTCAAAAATGAAGATGATCAATCAGATGCAAAGAAGAAAGAAATGAGAAAGAGAATTATGATAACAAGAACAAAATGTGAAGCTCAAATATTTGCAAAGAAGAATGAAAATGgagattttgaaatagaaaagcaTGTAGTGGTACATAATCACCCATTGACAAGAGAAATAAGTAATTATCTCCACCGATTGGAACGACAAATGACAGAGCCTAAAAAAGAAGCTATTGAGGCAATGTCAGAATGTGGCCTGAGACCAATTGAGTCTTATAGATATATGTCAACAGAAACTGGTGGAGACGACTGTGTAGGTCATACGATGATTGATCATCTAAACTACTGCTACAAGTTAAAAATGTAGCAAATTGATGGCAAGGATTCACAAACACTAGTGAACAAACTGTATGACTTACCATCAATAGATCCTGAGTTCCTTTTCAGAGTAAGACTCAATGATGAAGGAAAAGTTGAGTGTCTATTTTGGAGGGATTCTATGATGAGAGAAGATTACAAAATATATGGAGATGTTCTAGTTTTTTATACTACATTCAGAACCAATAAATACAATCTCATATGTGCTCCATTTGTTGGTATCAATAACCATTGGAAAAAAACAATGTTTGCTTGTGCTTTCATTGGGGATGAAACCACATAATCTTTCGTTTGGGTGTTTGAAACTTTTCTGAAGGCTATGGGAGGAAAGCACCCTATATCAATTTTCACTGATCAAGATGCAGCTATTGCTGCTGGAATACAACAGGTACCTcttcatatattatagttactgtCTATTACATACAGTAACTGTTTGTATCGGTATATATTGAAATaactataacttttacatataattACTCTTTATATTTTATAGTTACCCTTTTGTGGaaatagtaactctttataaaatatagttactgaGTATAACTAAAAAGATTAACATATATACTGAGAATAACTATAACTATAACTTTACATAAAATTActatttattgtttatagttACCCTTCtttacatatagtaactcttaatgtACTATAGTTACTCTTTCAGAAAATACTATATTTTAAATTGAGAGCAACTATATCTTTGAAACAGTAATTATTTCTGTAAGAAAGGAACTATAtatattcattattgtttttcaGGTTTTTCCTTCTTCAAGACATAGGTTATGCTTATGGCACTTGAGTAAAAATGCAAACAGTAGATTTGGTTTATTGAAGTCTgataaaaacttcaaaaacgCATTCTACAAGTGTTTAAGTGGGTGTATAACACcaaatgattttgaagaaacttgGAAATCTATGATCAACACTTTTAAACTGGAAAAGGATAATTGGTTCAACACATTGTATGGTCTTAAAGAAAAATGGTGTACagctttaagtaaagattttttttatgCCGGTATACTTTCTTCACAAAGAAGTGAAAGTACAAACCATGCTGTTGGATTCAAAGCAAATAAAAGTACAACATTAACAGAGTTCTATAGTATTTTTCAAGCTACAATAAATCGATGGAGAGAAACCGAAGAAAAAGACGACTTTGACTGTACAAGAGGAATACCTACTTCAGAGCTAAGTATGAGTGCTATATTAAAACAGGCAGCAAATGTATACACGATAACACTTTGTAGTAGTGGCAAGTAGTGCAAAGTTCAAAGGAAATGTTGGAAGAATAGTGTATTTTGAGGTGTGGATAGAAGGAATAACAGgtaaaaaactataaatatttatttaatatttggagtagatgttcttttgaataatattatattatatgtAAATAATCTAACAGGATCAATGCAAGAAGTTCAATTCAAAATGGAAGATTCAACCGTCACTTGCACATGCAAAAACTTTGAAGAATCTGGATGGTtgtgcttccattgtttgagaatATTGCATTTACATTCAATCAATACAATTCCAGATCGTTACATAACAACAAGATTGACTAGATATGCAAAGAAACAGATATGGGAAAGGGTTGATACAATAAAAAGGGAGAAAGATGAAATTAACTATTTTACTGGTTGGAGATTACATATGATCAGAAGGTaatttttttcaatatacatTAGTTCATTTTCATATAGTTACAATTACAGTTGATATTTTACTTAACACTTAAACTTATATCACAGATACTATAACTTAATTTTGAAAGGGCATAAGATAGCAAAGG encodes:
- the LOC110798749 gene encoding uncharacterized protein, producing the protein MKTNPRSSKRKEKRSQKHSKKKSRSSREKPRKLKQRDHSVSCFDEDSISIKLVSCSSPGDDSRSKKRGRSRDRRHKRDKKRSKRSSGDDSPHVKESKKSKKSRGSDSRKKRHVKRRKRDRSVSSSSSRSRSFPLREPGDDSDREFERKEEKVESKERKGREKDREKSGSKRSRHSSRSLSPCSVHSGNSSHYSEERVLEKSNPKRLKSVIVVMKEKKVPEEQELNRVDGHENEIVFDYDDYPSKSNDSIDGVSGREALSYSHDVSSEKRTLGEPNKEPVASDIRTSDFRGIQRHFVEGSGGLSSSYVRSKVDVPSIENRSAVFTANAGPNHEDLEAILRQKALENLLKRQVNLSTKVTAGKKGDHDTEVNRSSIVKAQPVDQSMPHVEGNNKAVQNVGKVVNDVTYTSNTTNLRGPLEDTGPSKDNNDVHLLSAKVETAHPEEKCKTPGNFINSRSNVGLSMSRKEILGAKNTWKRQLTPRESSQKNLSAPKEMIVKDSNEKMMSQEKFQRKLCVPQETNSKDSTRDAASPQIGRKGSTVKVDTVAVSEASSSAPASGHESRNDNTNETDEDTQFEKKSMSVMRGGEMVQVSYKVYIPKKIPALARRQLKR
- the LOC130472036 gene encoding protein FAR1-RELATED SEQUENCE 5-like; the protein is MDDDLIDLNIDLNRAIEEKLYNYDENLENHREVYDVEDEVEDEVEGTSQQVMVPNHCIEEGSIIHSIDTNHDIFENPNNEQEQNIDKELDGRKNRYKEGTTIVNGKYFYCSAAGIRDPPKNKELKNEDDQSDAKKKEMRKRIMITRTKCEAQIFAKKNENGDFEIEKHVVVHNHPLTREISNYLHRLERQMTEPKKEAIEAMSECGLRPIESYRYMSTETGGDDCQIDGKDSQTLVNKLYDLPSIDPEFLFRVRLNDEGKVECLFWRDSMMREDYKIYGDVLAMGGKHPISIFTDQDAAIAAGIQQVFPSSRHRLCLWHLSKNANSRFGLLKSDKNFKNAFYKCLSGCITPNDFEETWKSMINTFKLEKDNWFNTLYGLKEKWCTALSKDFFYAGILSSQRSESTNHAVGFKANKSTTLTEFYSIFQATINRWRETEEKDDFDCTRGIPTSELSMSAILKQAANVYTITLCSSGK